In a single window of the Nicotiana tomentosiformis chromosome 8, ASM39032v3, whole genome shotgun sequence genome:
- the LOC104095368 gene encoding formin-like protein 21b — MLTKIKIQLPDMLNAVLALDSSALDIDQVENLIKFCPTKEEMETLRNYNEDKEMLGKCEQFFLELMKVPRVESKLRVFSFTITFF, encoded by the exons ATGCTTACAAAAATCAAGATTCAATTGCCTGATATGCTG AATGCTGTTTTGGCTTTGGATTCGTCAGCTCTGGACATTGATCAAGTCGAAAATCTTATTAAGTTTTGCCCAACAAAAGAAGAAATGGAGACACTAAGG AACTATAATGAGGACAAGGAAATGCTTGGAAAGTGTGAGCAG TTTTTCCTGGAGCTGATGAAGGTCCCACGAGTTGAGTCCAAGTTAAGAGTGTTTTCATTTACTATCACTTTTTTCTAA
- the LOC138897610 gene encoding uncharacterized protein: protein MSLGFDALGSRNMSSESFSVIIISEPLMGGSNYLAWASSVELWCKSQGVQDHLIKQSSEGDEKAIALWAKIDAQLCSILWRSIDSKLMPLFCPFQTFYLIWSKAHTLYTNDIYRFYDVISRMTNLKKHELDMSTYLGQLQAVMEEFKKLMPVSASVEKQQEQRQKIFLILTLAGLPNDLDSVRDQILASPTIPTVDELFSRLFRLAAAPSHLVISSQILDSSVLVSQTVDVRTSQTMDHRRGGGRSGRSRPKCSYCHKLGHTRKMCYSLHGCPLKNAYIAQIETTSNQGFYLSKEEYNELLQYRASKQTSPQVASVAQTDTSITGASDHIADNISFLSNIVYSQSLPTVTLANGCQTKGKGVGQANPLSSITLDSVIYIPGCPFSLASLSRLTRALHCVKVGPDRQIDRLKACLIAKGYTLIFGLDYSDTFSPVAKVA from the exons atgtctttgggatttgatgctttagggtctagaaacatgagttctgaAAGCTTTAGTGTTATTATTAtctcggaacctttaatgggaggttcaaactacttagcttgggcttcatctgtcgagttgtGGTGTAAAAGCCAAGgcgttcaagatcatctaatcaaacagtctagcgaaggagatgaaaaggcaatagcactttgggcaaagATCGATGCTCAattatgtagcatcttgtggcgatctattgattccaagttgatgcccttaTTTTGTCCATTCCAgacattttatttgatttggtcaaAGGCacacaccttatacactaatgacatatatcgcttctatgatgtgatatcgcggatgacaaacttaaagaagcatGAATTAGATATGTCTACTTATTTGGGTCAActacaggcagtcatggaggaatttaagaagttgatgccagtttctgctagtgttgaaaaacaacaagagcagcgacaaAAGATATTTCTCattcttaccctcgctggacttcctaatgatcttgattcagtacgcgatcagattttggctagtccgactatcccgacagttgatgaattattttctCGATTAttccgccttgctgcagcaccaagtcacctagtgatctcatcacagatacttgattcctctgttcttgtATCCCAAACAGTGGATGTTCGGACATCTCAAACTATGGAtcatagacgaggaggaggtcgttctggaagatctagacccaagtgttcttattgtcacaaacttggacacactcgtaaAATGTGTTATTCCTTACATGGTTGTCCACtcaaaaatgcttacattgctcagatCGAGACTACAAGTAACCAGGGATTTtatttatctaaagaagaatataatgagctccttcagtatcgagcaagtaagcagacatctccacaagtagcctcagttgctcagacCGATACTTCTATTACTG gcgcttctgatcacatcgCTGATAATATAtcatttttgtcaaatattgtatattcacagtctcttcccactgttactttagccaatggatgtcaaactaagggaaaaggagttggacaagctaatccatTGTCTTCTATCACCCTTGATTCCGTTATTTATAtccctggctgtccttttagtcttgcatctcttagtcgtttgactcgtgccctccattgtg tcaaagttggtcccgatagacagattgatcgacttaaggcctgTCTtattgccaaaggatatactctgATATTTGgactcgattacagtgataccttctctcccgtggctaaagtggcttga
- the LOC138897609 gene encoding putative glycine-rich cell wall structural protein 1: MARVTFNQSKGFNKAFLGVIEVPPAPRPLPRAFEPTEALTRPADEGGGGGTLCPFPQGGGGGVGVKARLGGGGALGAFGASGGARGVEPCLGTFKGGGGGAGGLLELLVGGGGGGGSASGNDLFDVADEEDEGGSGGGDGGANGVDLFDVENEGGGGSGSGGPLRETEGGGRGVTQGKGVHLDDTEGGGGGGGGGGDKGGNLEETKGGGGGGGGGG; encoded by the exons ATGGCCCGTGTAACTTTCAACCAATCTAAAGGCTTCAATAAAGCTTTTTTAGGAGTAATTGAAGTACCTCCTGCACCTCGCCCTTTACCTAGAGCATTTGAGCCTACAGAGGCTCTTACACGTCCAGCAGATGAAGGTGGTGGTGGTGGCACATTATGTCCCTTTCCACAAGGTGGTGGAGGCGGAGTGGGTGTCAAAGCCCGCCTAGGGGGTGGTGGAGCATTAGGAGCCTTTGGTGCTAGTGGAGGTGCACGTGGAGTTGAACCTTGCCTAGGAACTTTCAAAGGAGGTGGAGGAGGTGCAGGTGGCCTTTTAGAATTGCTTGTAGGTGGAGGTGGTGGTGGTGGAAGTGCCAGCGGAAATGACCTATTTGATGTAGCGGATGAAG AGGATGAAGGTGGAAGTGGTGGTGGTGATGGAGGTGCCAACGGAGTTGACCTATTTGATGTAGAGAATGAAGGTGGTGGTGGTAGTGGAAGTGGAGGGCCCTTGAGAGAGACAGAAGGGGGAGGTAGGGGAGTTACACAAGGCAAGGGCGTACACTTAGATGACACCGAAGGTGGAGGGggaggtggtggtggtggaggaGATAAAGGGGGGAACTTGGAAGAGACAAAAGGAGGGGGAgggggtggtggtggtggtggatgA